From one Halostagnicola larsenii XH-48 genomic stretch:
- a CDS encoding alpha/beta hydrolase family protein, which yields MNGFNEAVNASIDVEDQLSRYLWSLSEAEFADERIEKQAIGSRAGFETRRERIQARFLESIGGLPDRMDDPSIELHGRTARDGYSIERITLESRPNIHVTTNCYVPDGDGPFPGIVFLCGHIDSPKSDLRNQKACIELALNGFVVLIVDPISQGERTQYFDPETGKPVFDERSSVIPHSHAGQKCFYAGASLARYMIHDDRCALDYLAARPDVDEERIGVIGASGGGIQTLFLSMVDDRIAAAAPCCSVTERREQQKTGKCIDAEQLVYGAIARGVNYDDLLTTIAPRPVCIGAAVSDEHFPIEGVYETVDRAREIYGFYDATENVQLVVADTTHCPVSDLRDGVFAFLCDHLTEDEYEPKKGLSTLEKSALECTQTGHVMTAYPDERTIDDLIREYVANAPADDSTESVVGDNDGDADQFRTTLLERFDLERDDCDLSPRYIDRTVTAGLEIEHVWFRTERDPDIVVTGLLVSDPDSDTSSPAVVLYEDGTEELPDRSEEVASLAEEYGTVFVFDPRGIGAVQHRRIPVHSWVDDYDGVYGTEFKLGYDALMLESSLLEMRVFDVCRAAEFLRSETNATNVSFVGDGIGAYHALYAAAATENVDRVDVYETVPSFATLATEQDADFHPQLTAFDVIRSCDIPQVERALEQREVKRSQPPIE from the coding sequence ATGAACGGCTTCAACGAGGCGGTGAACGCCTCTATCGACGTCGAAGACCAGTTGTCGCGGTATTTGTGGTCCCTTTCGGAAGCGGAGTTCGCCGACGAACGCATCGAAAAACAGGCTATCGGCTCTCGAGCGGGGTTCGAGACTCGACGCGAACGCATCCAGGCCAGGTTCCTCGAGAGCATCGGCGGGCTCCCCGACCGAATGGACGATCCGTCGATCGAACTGCACGGTCGCACAGCGCGAGACGGCTACTCGATCGAACGGATCACGCTCGAGAGTCGTCCGAACATTCACGTGACGACGAACTGTTACGTTCCGGACGGCGACGGCCCGTTTCCGGGAATCGTCTTTCTCTGCGGCCACATCGACTCGCCGAAGAGCGATCTGCGCAATCAAAAAGCGTGTATCGAACTGGCGTTGAACGGCTTCGTCGTCCTTATCGTCGATCCCATCTCACAGGGCGAACGAACGCAGTACTTCGATCCCGAAACCGGAAAACCGGTCTTCGACGAGCGTAGCAGCGTGATTCCACACTCACACGCGGGACAGAAGTGCTTCTACGCCGGAGCGAGCCTCGCACGATACATGATTCACGACGACCGGTGTGCGCTCGATTATCTCGCCGCCCGACCGGATGTCGACGAAGAGAGAATCGGCGTCATCGGCGCTTCGGGCGGCGGCATTCAAACCCTCTTTCTCTCGATGGTCGACGACAGAATCGCCGCCGCAGCACCGTGTTGTAGCGTCACGGAGCGTCGCGAGCAGCAAAAGACGGGGAAATGCATCGATGCCGAACAGCTCGTTTACGGGGCGATCGCTCGAGGGGTGAACTATGACGATCTGCTCACAACGATCGCTCCGCGACCCGTCTGTATCGGTGCTGCAGTCTCCGATGAGCACTTCCCCATCGAAGGAGTCTACGAAACGGTCGATCGCGCACGTGAGATCTACGGCTTCTACGACGCCACAGAGAACGTTCAGTTAGTCGTCGCCGACACGACGCACTGCCCCGTCTCCGACCTCCGAGACGGCGTATTTGCGTTTCTGTGCGATCACCTCACAGAGGACGAGTATGAACCCAAGAAGGGGCTCTCGACGCTCGAGAAGTCAGCCCTCGAGTGTACGCAGACTGGACACGTGATGACGGCTTACCCTGACGAACGAACGATCGACGACCTGATTCGTGAATACGTCGCGAACGCGCCGGCTGACGACAGCACGGAGTCCGTTGTCGGAGATAACGATGGAGACGCCGATCAGTTTCGGACCACACTCCTCGAGCGGTTCGACCTCGAGCGCGACGACTGTGACCTCTCTCCGCGCTACATCGATCGGACCGTAACTGCGGGCCTCGAGATCGAACACGTCTGGTTCAGAACCGAACGTGATCCGGACATCGTCGTCACGGGACTGCTCGTTTCGGACCCCGACTCGGACACGAGTTCACCAGCCGTCGTGCTGTACGAAGACGGGACTGAGGAACTTCCGGACCGAAGCGAAGAGGTGGCGTCTCTGGCCGAGGAGTACGGGACGGTCTTCGTCTTCGATCCGCGCGGCATCGGCGCGGTTCAACATCGCCGGATTCCCGTTCACAGTTGGGTCGACGATTACGATGGCGTCTACGGAACCGAGTTCAAACTCGGCTACGACGCACTCATGCTAGAGTCCTCGCTTCTCGAGATGCGTGTGTTCGACGTGTGTCGCGCCGCCGAGTTCCTCCGGTCGGAGACGAACGCCACCAACGTCTCGTTCGTTGGGGACGGAATAGGCGCGTATCACGCGCTCTACGCCGCGGCTGCGACCGAGAACGTAGACCGGGTCGACGTATACGAGACGGTTCCCAGTTTCGCGACGCTCGCAACCGAGCAGGATGCAGACTTCCACCCGCAGCTTACTGCATTCGACGTTATCCGGTCGTGTGACATCCCGCAGGTGGAACGCGCACTCGAGCAACGAGAGGTAAAACGGTCCCAACCGCCCATCGAATAA
- a CDS encoding dicarboxylate/amino acid:cation symporter, translating to MGSVFTSGWRQYRSVPIVYRIGIAFVLGSLVGLAVGQPAVELQPIGDLFVRLLEMIIVPIIVFTLLMATRELSPKNLGQVGGQVVLLYLGTTAVAIGMGLGVSNLINPGTGMTLEQTDVQTEQTPSPVDQLFSIVPENPMAAMAEGNILAIIFFTLIFGLGMTMVRAEVDPDSAVRNGIDTIFNVAEAGAEVMFKVVWGIMEFGVLGVFALMAALFGEVGVQAIEAYLSLSMTLALAIALQIALVYLLVIIRGLVGVSPLDFLRGIKEALITALSIRSSTATLPVTMSDADENLRIKERVYGFSLPLGATVNMDGTAMYLGIVAIFAANIAGVSLTLFEQLGILLTALLMSVGTAGVPSASLIMMAAVLTQVGLPLEVIGMIAGIDPLLDRLRTMNNIAGDLAVTTVVAKWNDAIDLTSGVWADVPAELSEESVSATNDD from the coding sequence ATGGGCTCGGTATTTACATCTGGATGGCGACAATATCGCTCGGTCCCGATCGTCTACCGAATCGGGATCGCGTTCGTTCTCGGCTCTCTCGTCGGGCTTGCTGTCGGTCAACCGGCGGTGGAGCTGCAGCCAATCGGTGATCTGTTCGTCCGATTGCTCGAGATGATCATCGTTCCGATCATCGTGTTCACGCTGTTGATGGCGACGCGGGAACTCTCCCCGAAAAACCTGGGACAGGTCGGCGGCCAGGTCGTCCTCCTGTATCTCGGTACGACGGCAGTCGCTATCGGGATGGGACTCGGCGTGAGTAATCTCATCAATCCCGGGACGGGGATGACTTTAGAGCAGACGGACGTCCAGACCGAACAGACGCCGTCACCGGTGGACCAGCTGTTCAGTATCGTCCCAGAAAACCCCATGGCTGCAATGGCGGAGGGGAACATCCTCGCGATCATCTTCTTCACGCTCATCTTCGGCCTTGGGATGACGATGGTCCGAGCGGAGGTCGACCCTGACTCGGCCGTCCGAAACGGTATCGATACCATCTTCAACGTCGCTGAGGCCGGCGCTGAGGTGATGTTCAAAGTCGTCTGGGGAATCATGGAGTTCGGCGTCCTCGGCGTGTTCGCACTGATGGCGGCGCTGTTCGGAGAAGTCGGTGTCCAAGCAATCGAGGCGTACCTCTCACTCTCGATGACGCTCGCGCTCGCTATCGCCCTCCAGATCGCGCTGGTCTACCTGCTGGTGATTATTCGAGGTCTGGTCGGCGTTTCACCCCTGGACTTCCTGCGTGGCATCAAAGAAGCGCTCATTACGGCACTCAGTATCCGGTCGTCCACCGCGACGCTCCCCGTCACGATGTCGGACGCAGACGAGAACCTGCGGATTAAAGAGCGCGTGTACGGCTTCTCGCTCCCGCTGGGTGCCACGGTAAACATGGACGGAACGGCGATGTACCTCGGCATCGTTGCCATCTTCGCGGCGAACATCGCTGGCGTCTCGCTCACGCTGTTCGAACAGCTCGGTATCCTCCTGACCGCGCTCCTCATGAGCGTCGGCACTGCGGGTGTTCCGAGCGCGAGTCTGATCATGATGGCCGCAGTGTTGACTCAGGTCGGACTCCCGCTCGAGGTGATCGGGATGATCGCGGGCATCGATCCGCTTCTCGACCGCCTTCGGACGATGAACAACATCGCCGGTGACCTGGCGGTTACGACGGTCGTCGCGAAGTGGAACGACGCGATCGATCTCACATCCGGCGTGTGGGCTGATGTGCCCGCCGAACTCAGCGAGGAGAGCGTTAGCGCGACGAACGACGACTGA
- a CDS encoding alpha/beta fold hydrolase: protein MDYETWSESQETTTVTVDEHDLEVAYYDDGDGEPVLFCHGIPTSSFLWRDVAPQLSDAYRVIVPDMVGYGNSAMHDGFDRSIRAQEAMIDGLVDELGLADLTFVGHDLGGGVGLRYAAHEPNTVENLVLSNAVCYDSWPIETIVDLGLPSTINEMSVDDAQGLLEGILRDTRYDDPSEEFVEGMLAPWDSQAAIISLSRNAIGTNTSHTTEIDSTEISARTLLLWGGEDEFQPIEYAERLEGDISDAELVGLDEANHWVMADRPDAYGDRLREFLETA from the coding sequence ATGGATTACGAGACGTGGTCCGAGAGCCAGGAGACGACGACCGTCACCGTCGATGAGCACGATCTCGAGGTCGCCTACTACGACGACGGCGATGGTGAACCGGTACTGTTCTGTCACGGCATTCCGACCTCGTCGTTCCTCTGGCGTGACGTCGCACCGCAGTTGTCGGACGCGTACCGAGTGATCGTCCCGGACATGGTCGGGTACGGCAATTCGGCGATGCACGACGGCTTCGACCGTTCGATCCGGGCTCAGGAGGCGATGATCGACGGGCTGGTCGACGAACTGGGTCTCGCGGACCTCACGTTCGTCGGGCACGACCTCGGCGGTGGCGTCGGCCTACGCTACGCTGCTCACGAGCCGAACACGGTCGAGAACCTAGTCCTCTCGAACGCCGTCTGCTACGACTCGTGGCCGATCGAAACGATCGTCGATCTTGGCCTCCCCTCGACCATCAACGAGATGAGCGTCGACGATGCTCAAGGGCTGCTCGAGGGAATCTTGCGTGATACCCGCTACGACGACCCGAGTGAAGAATTCGTCGAGGGGATGCTCGCGCCGTGGGACTCCCAAGCGGCGATCATCTCGCTTTCGCGCAATGCCATCGGTACCAACACGAGCCACACGACCGAGATCGATTCGACCGAGATTTCGGCTCGAACGCTCCTCTTGTGGGGTGGCGAGGACGAGTTCCAGCCGATCGAGTACGCCGAGCGGCTCGAAGGCGACATCTCTGACGCCGAACTCGTCGGGTTGGACGAGGCGAATCACTGGGTCATGGCCGACCGCCCCGACGCCTATGGTGATCGGCTCCGCGAATTTCTCGAAACGGCCTGA
- a CDS encoding haloacid dehalogenase type II, with product MSFEPDRVTTVTFDSYSTLVDVDAAEKALTNRVDDPDPISKLWRARSLEYTFVANHIDAYQPFYEMNRDALQYALDAHGETLSTDERDEILAVYHELDVFDDVRDGLERLRNAGYDCFVVSNGNPEMLESMVAHADIGAFIESTISAHEVRTFKPDAELYRHAAARTGTPIDEIAHVTAGWFDVMGAQHAGMQGVWVDRKGSPWEPFDGEPALTIESFDELIDAVAHP from the coding sequence ATGTCATTTGAGCCCGACCGCGTCACGACGGTTACATTCGACTCGTACAGTACGTTAGTCGACGTCGATGCGGCTGAAAAGGCGCTCACCAATCGCGTGGATGATCCCGATCCGATCTCGAAGCTGTGGCGTGCGCGGTCGCTAGAATACACGTTCGTCGCCAACCACATCGACGCGTATCAACCGTTCTACGAAATGAACCGCGACGCACTCCAGTACGCGCTAGACGCGCATGGCGAGACCCTTTCGACAGACGAGCGCGACGAGATTCTCGCCGTCTACCACGAACTCGATGTCTTCGACGACGTGCGTGACGGGCTCGAACGCCTCCGGAATGCCGGCTACGACTGCTTCGTCGTTTCGAACGGGAACCCCGAAATGCTCGAGTCGATGGTGGCACACGCCGATATCGGTGCGTTCATCGAATCGACGATCAGCGCCCACGAGGTCCGGACGTTCAAACCCGACGCCGAACTCTACCGTCACGCCGCCGCTCGAACCGGAACGCCAATCGACGAAATCGCGCACGTGACCGCAGGATGGTTCGACGTTATGGGCGCCCAGCACGCCGGAATGCAGGGAGTTTGGGTCGATCGGAAGGGGTCACCGTGGGAGCCGTTCGACGGCGAACCGGCGCTGACAATCGAGTCGTTCGACGAACTGATCGACGCAGTTGCTCACCCCTGA
- a CDS encoding DEAD/DEAH box helicase, producing MSLLFDHALSNFTPEGGRQYEIEPGDLEPSGDRIPVKPIVEFAQHHDLEFPDDEEYIAIPLHGTDDATPTGEYLGYADTDLRGEIIVYRDEGNRGSITLSDFAATDLAHRIRFWHSDYQPSSLSESYDRPVDDNEPPRKTIDPERFRADLEEYVRSERDGTRNETYERAQSSTAREIYTNGGDAIPHVEYNGRDDEQLRLEARPLADESDDREDWAYYVPNTFGIHQGNEVLLHGDGDVFPLPATVENIRGLRFTVSVHWGEVESSNTVRHHLSNDADLGVSLLLNTVPTDRELEAVNELQDHLFLDVLTGQRSITFTSGAAARSTQADDDLNQEQQVASELALLADDVFCIHGPPGTGKTRTLIEIVRRAVEAGERVLVCADSNQAVDNIVLGDSTETDPDDSSLHAYAQYENDEFTLKRLNGSRRFNDLIRQYGSADELPDVVAGTNNSVAQLPGTFDLLVLDEATQATCASSCIPLVKADRVVLAGDHKQLPPFSTTEEPPASSLGMSLFEHLYADGGVYEGVGMQLKTQYRMNRDIAAFSNSAFYNRELRNGRTVEALPSRDEPMEAFNVGGSVDVDDHSRSNDTEARLVTYLAQELTDDLSPEEIGVITPYTAQVRTIEERLQNHLQNGRAVTVDTIDSFQGSEREAIIISLVRSNSHGSIGFLGREKDGPRRLNVALTRAKRYCAVVADFHTLCYEHSGKCTDLYNRFNRFFEDTDRRRDVDPDFIPV from the coding sequence ATGTCTCTCCTCTTCGACCACGCGCTTTCCAACTTTACCCCAGAAGGGGGTCGCCAGTACGAGATCGAACCGGGCGATCTCGAGCCCTCGGGAGACCGAATCCCCGTCAAGCCCATCGTCGAATTCGCGCAGCATCACGACCTCGAGTTTCCTGACGACGAGGAATACATCGCCATTCCGCTTCACGGGACGGACGACGCCACACCGACTGGCGAGTACCTCGGCTACGCCGACACGGATCTCCGGGGTGAAATCATCGTGTATCGAGACGAAGGCAATCGCGGGTCGATCACCCTCTCTGATTTCGCAGCGACCGACTTAGCACACCGAATCCGATTCTGGCACTCCGATTACCAGCCATCGTCCCTTTCGGAGAGCTACGATCGACCCGTCGACGACAACGAGCCACCGCGGAAGACGATCGATCCGGAGCGCTTCCGTGCTGACCTCGAGGAGTACGTTAGAAGCGAGCGAGATGGGACGCGGAACGAGACCTACGAACGAGCCCAGTCCAGTACTGCCCGCGAAATCTACACCAACGGTGGCGATGCGATCCCGCACGTCGAGTACAACGGTCGCGACGACGAGCAGCTCAGACTCGAAGCGCGACCGCTAGCCGATGAGTCGGACGATCGCGAGGACTGGGCGTACTACGTTCCGAACACCTTCGGAATTCATCAGGGAAACGAGGTTCTGCTTCACGGCGATGGAGACGTATTTCCACTGCCGGCCACCGTCGAGAACATCCGCGGACTTCGGTTCACCGTCAGCGTCCACTGGGGCGAGGTCGAATCGTCGAATACCGTTCGCCACCACCTGTCGAACGACGCTGACCTCGGTGTCTCGCTCTTGTTGAACACGGTCCCGACCGATCGCGAACTCGAGGCGGTAAACGAACTGCAGGACCATCTGTTCCTGGACGTGCTAACTGGCCAACGGTCGATTACGTTCACGAGCGGGGCTGCGGCCCGGAGCACGCAGGCCGACGACGACCTCAACCAGGAACAGCAGGTAGCTTCGGAACTGGCGCTACTGGCCGATGACGTCTTCTGTATTCACGGACCACCCGGAACGGGAAAAACGCGGACGCTCATCGAGATCGTCCGGCGGGCAGTCGAGGCTGGCGAACGCGTTCTCGTCTGCGCCGACTCGAATCAGGCCGTCGACAACATCGTCCTGGGGGACTCGACGGAAACCGACCCGGACGATAGTTCGCTCCACGCGTATGCACAATACGAGAACGACGAATTCACACTCAAACGACTCAACGGTTCGAGGCGTTTCAACGACCTCATTCGGCAATATGGGTCCGCAGACGAGTTGCCAGACGTAGTCGCCGGTACGAACAACAGTGTCGCTCAACTTCCGGGAACGTTCGATCTACTGGTACTCGACGAGGCAACGCAAGCGACATGTGCGTCTTCGTGTATTCCACTGGTGAAAGCCGATCGAGTCGTCCTCGCCGGTGACCACAAGCAGCTCCCGCCGTTCAGTACGACCGAAGAGCCGCCAGCCTCGAGTCTCGGGATGTCCCTGTTCGAACATCTGTATGCGGATGGTGGTGTGTACGAGGGCGTCGGCATGCAATTGAAAACGCAGTATCGGATGAACCGCGACATCGCGGCGTTCTCGAACAGCGCGTTCTACAACCGGGAACTGCGCAACGGGCGGACCGTCGAGGCGCTCCCCTCGAGAGACGAACCGATGGAAGCGTTCAACGTCGGTGGATCCGTCGACGTCGACGATCACTCGCGGTCGAACGACACTGAGGCCCGGCTTGTGACGTATCTAGCTCAGGAACTAACCGATGACCTTTCGCCGGAAGAAATCGGCGTTATAACACCCTACACGGCACAGGTTCGGACGATCGAAGAGCGACTACAGAATCACCTTCAAAATGGACGAGCAGTAACGGTCGATACGATCGACTCGTTCCAGGGCAGCGAGCGCGAGGCGATTATCATCTCGTTGGTTCGGTCGAATAGTCACGGCAGTATCGGCTTCCTCGGGAGAGAAAAAGACGGCCCTCGACGGTTGAACGTCGCACTGACGAGAGCAAAACGGTACTGTGCGGTCGTCGCCGATTTCCACACCCTGTGTTACGAACACAGCGGGAAATGCACCGACCTCTATAATCGATTCAATCGGTTCTTCGAAGACACGGATCGCCGTCGTGACGTTGATCCAGACTTCATCCCGGTGTGA
- a CDS encoding SRPBCC domain-containing protein, whose amino-acid sequence MERWLPPSDMTGEMLRFDFREGGTYRMRLTYRDQQAGQGKTSESSDEMEVRFTRLEPSHRIEQDVVFESDDPAFEGTMRMVWTFEPEGGETLVTVRAENVPAGIQPEDHEEGLNSTLDSLAGFIEQDG is encoded by the coding sequence ATGGAACGGTGGCTTCCACCGAGCGACATGACTGGCGAAATGCTCCGCTTTGACTTCCGCGAAGGAGGCACGTATCGGATGCGGCTCACCTACAGGGACCAGCAGGCCGGACAGGGCAAGACATCGGAGTCATCAGACGAGATGGAAGTACGCTTTACTCGACTTGAACCGAGCCATCGAATCGAGCAAGATGTCGTCTTCGAGAGTGACGACCCGGCGTTCGAGGGCACCATGCGTATGGTCTGGACGTTTGAGCCCGAAGGCGGTGAGACGCTCGTGACCGTGCGTGCCGAGAACGTGCCAGCAGGCATCCAGCCGGAGGACCACGAGGAAGGGTTGAATTCGACACTCGACAGCTTAGCGGGATTCATCGAACAGGACGGCTAA
- a CDS encoding NAD+ synthase yields the protein MANLYEQTQSEIEPLDLRFSENELEARVAHLTDFIAAQVDAADVDGALIALSGGIDSTATAHLAVEALGADAVHGLLLPKEVNEDANMSDAERVARELGITYDVLEIDSIVDEILETYDAEPDDDSEGRWEGRYVGNTSARVRMILNYLVANYENKLVLGTGNRAELGTGYVTKFGDGGVDCNPLGNLYKQQVRQVAAHLEVDESLVQKTPTGGMVDYDTDEEEFGVDYDTLDAILALHIDGGVPAAATARLTDTSTDELEHIVEMHEQSEHKRTPPATPEPL from the coding sequence ATGGCGAACCTCTACGAGCAAACCCAATCCGAGATCGAGCCGCTCGACCTCCGATTCTCCGAGAACGAACTCGAGGCACGTGTCGCCCATCTCACCGATTTCATCGCCGCACAAGTCGACGCAGCCGATGTCGACGGCGCGCTCATCGCGCTTTCGGGCGGCATCGACAGCACGGCGACCGCACACCTCGCGGTCGAAGCCCTCGGTGCGGACGCGGTCCACGGCCTCCTCCTTCCAAAAGAGGTCAACGAGGACGCGAACATGAGCGACGCCGAACGGGTCGCCCGCGAGCTCGGCATCACGTACGACGTTCTCGAGATCGACAGCATCGTCGACGAGATTCTCGAGACATACGACGCGGAGCCGGACGACGACTCAGAGGGGCGCTGGGAAGGGCGATACGTCGGGAATACGAGCGCTCGAGTCCGGATGATACTGAACTACCTCGTCGCGAACTACGAGAACAAACTCGTTCTCGGAACGGGGAACCGCGCCGAACTCGGTACCGGCTACGTGACGAAATTCGGTGACGGTGGCGTCGACTGTAACCCGCTCGGGAACCTCTACAAACAGCAGGTTCGGCAGGTCGCCGCCCACCTCGAAGTCGACGAATCACTCGTCCAGAAGACGCCGACCGGCGGCATGGTCGACTACGATACCGACGAGGAGGAGTTCGGCGTCGACTACGACACGCTCGACGCCATCCTCGCACTCCACATCGATGGTGGTGTCCCCGCCGCGGCGACCGCTCGCCTCACGGACACCTCCACCGACGAACTCGAGCACATCGTCGAGATGCACGAGCAGAGCGAACACAAGCGTACGCCACCAGCAACGCCAGAACCACTGTAA
- a CDS encoding BCCT family transporter has protein sequence MDDSDDSGGLTEGLQMDLFHPDSERDPGDKNVQKWGFDVHPVVFPVALLLVAVFVAATVLLGEQTAAVYSGVRSFFEGNFGWFYLLSVNFFIAVLLFFAFSKYGKIRIGGVEAEKEFSDFAWMAMLFSAGMGIGLMFYSVSEPMVYYSNVPGFFDAESGTGMASVAALTQTFFHWGIHPWGIYGLVGLGLAFFSFNRGLPLTFRSIFWPLLGERIYGWPGHLIDLVTVFATLFGLATSLGLGVKQINTGLSYILGDVLGVVSVPTGTIPQIVLIAVITAIATASVAAGLEGGVKRLSTLNVYLMVALFGFVVLVGPTVFIFGAWVQGLGSYFTNLPSLAFFTGALSDGSSTVNDWTVFYWAWWIAWSPFVGTFIARISKGRTIKEFVVGVLVIPSLFSTVWLAAFGGSALFNSLQGNGAVLTAHEQAGQTVAMFALLDQFPLGAVSGLLAILLVAMFFVTSSDSGSLVIDHLTSGGKHDVPKTQRIFWAVTEGVVAALLLYGGGLNALQTAAIATGFPFSLVLVVMCYTVYLGLQQEYEVLQSEEFAERVQDIPDEDVAIDRSRSEVVTDIRETPESTDD, from the coding sequence ATGGACGACAGTGACGACTCCGGCGGGCTGACGGAGGGGCTCCAGATGGATCTGTTCCACCCGGATTCCGAACGCGATCCCGGTGACAAGAACGTCCAGAAGTGGGGATTCGACGTGCACCCAGTCGTCTTCCCGGTTGCACTCTTGCTGGTCGCCGTGTTCGTCGCCGCGACCGTCCTCCTCGGCGAACAGACGGCCGCGGTGTACTCGGGCGTTCGAAGCTTCTTCGAGGGGAACTTCGGCTGGTTCTACCTCCTCTCGGTGAACTTCTTCATCGCCGTCCTCCTGTTTTTCGCGTTCAGCAAGTACGGGAAGATCCGAATCGGCGGCGTCGAGGCCGAAAAGGAGTTCAGTGACTTCGCGTGGATGGCGATGCTGTTCAGCGCGGGCATGGGTATCGGGCTGATGTTCTACAGCGTCTCGGAACCGATGGTCTACTATTCCAACGTTCCTGGGTTCTTCGACGCCGAATCGGGAACGGGGATGGCGAGCGTCGCAGCCTTAACGCAGACGTTCTTCCACTGGGGGATTCACCCGTGGGGAATCTACGGACTGGTTGGGCTCGGCCTGGCGTTCTTCTCGTTCAACCGCGGCCTCCCGCTTACCTTCCGGTCGATATTCTGGCCGCTACTCGGCGAGCGCATCTACGGCTGGCCGGGACATCTCATCGACCTCGTAACCGTGTTCGCGACGCTGTTCGGCCTCGCGACATCACTCGGTCTCGGCGTCAAACAGATCAACACCGGGCTCTCGTACATCCTCGGTGACGTCCTGGGCGTCGTAAGCGTCCCGACGGGAACGATCCCACAGATAGTGCTCATCGCCGTCATCACCGCCATCGCGACGGCCTCCGTCGCCGCCGGCCTGGAAGGCGGCGTCAAGCGCCTGAGCACGCTGAACGTCTACCTGATGGTCGCCCTGTTCGGATTCGTCGTCCTCGTCGGGCCGACCGTCTTCATCTTCGGCGCCTGGGTGCAGGGGCTCGGGTCGTACTTCACCAACCTCCCGTCGCTGGCGTTTTTCACCGGTGCCCTTAGTGACGGGTCGTCGACGGTCAACGACTGGACGGTGTTCTACTGGGCGTGGTGGATCGCCTGGTCGCCGTTCGTCGGGACGTTCATCGCGCGCATCTCGAAGGGACGGACCATCAAGGAGTTCGTCGTCGGCGTCCTCGTCATTCCGTCGCTGTTCTCGACGGTCTGGCTCGCTGCCTTCGGGGGGAGTGCACTGTTCAACTCGTTACAGGGTAACGGTGCGGTCCTCACAGCCCACGAACAAGCTGGCCAGACGGTCGCAATGTTCGCCCTGCTGGATCAGTTTCCGCTCGGTGCCGTCTCCGGGCTACTGGCCATCCTGCTCGTGGCCATGTTCTTCGTCACGTCCTCGGACTCCGGCTCGCTGGTCATCGACCACTTGACCTCCGGCGGCAAACACGACGTGCCGAAGACCCAGCGTATCTTCTGGGCGGTCACCGAGGGCGTCGTCGCCGCCCTGTTGCTGTACGGCGGGGGTCTCAACGCTCTCCAGACCGCAGCAATCGCGACCGGGTTCCCGTTCTCACTCGTCCTCGTCGTAATGTGTTATACGGTGTATCTCGGGCTGCAACAGGAGTACGAAGTTCTCCAGTCCGAGGAGTTCGCCGAGCGCGTACAGGACATCCCGGACGAGGACGTTGCCATCGACAGATCCCGGTCCGAAGTCGTGACCGACATTCGAGAAACCCCCGAGAGTACAGACGACTGA
- a CDS encoding response regulator, giving the protein MGNEASEAVILLVEDHPGDVRLIEEAFSDGNVTNTLHTVTDGQAALDFIYQREEYEDAPRPDIVLLDLKLPKVDGEDVLHEIKHHPELNSVPVIVLTGVDDDLIEARDLDHDADEDAILEKPVDPGEFVEVIQSFKQFRLAVMRDD; this is encoded by the coding sequence ATGGGAAACGAGGCATCAGAAGCGGTAATACTGCTGGTAGAAGATCACCCGGGTGATGTTCGTCTCATCGAAGAAGCCTTCTCGGATGGCAATGTCACAAACACACTCCACACCGTCACTGATGGCCAAGCAGCACTCGACTTCATTTATCAACGTGAAGAGTACGAGGACGCGCCACGACCGGACATTGTACTACTCGACCTGAAGCTACCGAAAGTAGATGGTGAAGACGTTCTACATGAAATTAAACATCATCCCGAACTGAATTCTGTCCCAGTGATTGTCCTCACCGGTGTGGACGACGATCTGATTGAAGCCCGTGATCTCGACCATGATGCAGACGAAGATGCAATCCTTGAAAAACCAGTTGACCCCGGCGAGTTTGTTGAGGTAATTCAATCGTTCAAGCAGTTCCGGTTAGCAGTTATGCGAGACGACTGA